From the genome of Phytohabitans rumicis, one region includes:
- a CDS encoding glycoside hydrolase family 27 protein: MTRIPPMGWNSWDCYGTTVTEDEVVANAEFMAERLAPYGWDTVVVDIQWYEPTARAGGYNADAPLVLDAYGRPQPAPNRFPSAAGGRGFAPLAARVHDLGLRFGLHIMRGIPRRAVAANLPVLGTAYRAGDVADRASTCPWNPDNYGLDHTHPGARAYYESLAGMFAEWGVDYVKADDMLVPYHEAEIAALSRALRATGRPMALSLSPGTGLAVERIDHLREYAHLWRVSDDLWDRWEDVYAQFERMARWAPLSGPDGWADADMLPLGRIGIRAERGTDRASRLTWDEQRTLMTLWCVSRSPLMFGGDLPTSDPRTIDLLTNADVLAVLKHSRGNRQERRDGDLVIWTAEATDREARYLAVFAVGDHPLDLDLPLPAGTHAVDLWTGENAPSAVTLPAHGSALYRVT; this comes from the coding sequence ATGACGCGCATCCCACCCATGGGCTGGAACAGCTGGGACTGCTACGGCACCACGGTCACCGAGGACGAGGTCGTCGCCAACGCGGAGTTCATGGCCGAGCGGCTCGCCCCGTACGGCTGGGACACCGTGGTGGTGGACATCCAGTGGTACGAGCCGACCGCCCGCGCCGGCGGGTACAACGCCGACGCCCCGCTGGTGCTCGACGCGTACGGGCGGCCGCAGCCGGCGCCCAACCGCTTTCCCTCCGCCGCCGGCGGCCGCGGCTTCGCCCCGCTCGCCGCCCGCGTGCACGACCTCGGCCTGCGCTTCGGGCTGCACATCATGCGGGGCATTCCCCGCCGCGCGGTCGCCGCGAACCTGCCGGTCCTCGGCACCGCCTATCGGGCCGGCGACGTGGCGGACCGCGCCTCCACCTGCCCCTGGAACCCGGACAACTACGGGCTCGACCACACCCATCCCGGCGCCCGGGCGTACTACGAATCGCTGGCCGGGATGTTCGCCGAGTGGGGCGTGGACTACGTCAAGGCCGACGACATGCTCGTGCCGTACCACGAGGCGGAGATCGCCGCGCTGTCCCGGGCGCTGCGCGCCACGGGCCGGCCCATGGCGCTCAGCCTCTCCCCGGGCACCGGCCTCGCCGTCGAGCGGATCGACCACCTGCGCGAGTACGCCCACCTGTGGCGGGTCTCCGACGACCTGTGGGACCGCTGGGAGGACGTGTACGCCCAGTTCGAGCGGATGGCCCGGTGGGCGCCGCTGAGCGGACCCGACGGCTGGGCCGACGCCGACATGCTCCCGCTCGGGCGCATCGGCATCCGTGCCGAGCGCGGCACCGACCGGGCCTCGCGGCTGACCTGGGACGAGCAGCGCACGCTCATGACGCTGTGGTGCGTGTCCCGCTCGCCGCTGATGTTCGGCGGCGACCTGCCCACCAGCGACCCGCGCACCATCGACCTACTGACCAACGCCGACGTGCTCGCCGTCCTCAAGCACAGCCGCGGCAACCGCCAGGAGCGGCGCGACGGCGACCTGGTGATCTGGACCGCCGAGGCCACCGACCGTGAGGCCCGGTACCTCGCCGTCTTCGCGGTGGGCGACCACCCCCTGGACCTGGACCTCCCGCTCCCCGCGGGCACCCACGCCGTAGACCTCTGGACCGGCGAGAACGCGCCCTCCGCCGTGACCCTCCCCGCCCACGGCTCCGCCCTCTACCGCGTGACCTAA
- a CDS encoding NPP1 family protein — MAYPRALRPLIVAGSALAIVLVTAGVALAAPPAKLPGNAEAAEQKWQPAYDYDTDGCYPTPAIGPTGTLNGGLKPTGALNGQCRDQSDLDNTNGYARYKCNNGWCAYAYALYFEKDQLVANIESGHRHDWEHVVVWVQNDQAQYVSTSAHGAFTVHASSAVRWEGTHPKIVYHKDGAGSHAFRLGNANDEPAENHYHVWQYPTLVGWNGYPAGIRDILSAADFGSALFDLKDTRYNAMLARAQPSGIPFNPAA, encoded by the coding sequence ATGGCGTACCCCCGCGCCCTCCGACCCCTGATCGTCGCAGGCAGCGCCCTCGCGATCGTCCTCGTCACCGCCGGCGTCGCCCTCGCCGCGCCACCCGCCAAGCTGCCCGGCAACGCCGAGGCGGCGGAGCAGAAGTGGCAGCCGGCCTACGACTACGACACCGACGGCTGCTACCCCACCCCCGCCATCGGCCCCACCGGCACGCTCAACGGCGGCCTCAAGCCCACCGGCGCGCTCAACGGCCAGTGCCGCGACCAGTCCGACCTGGACAACACCAACGGGTACGCCCGCTACAAGTGCAACAACGGCTGGTGCGCGTACGCGTACGCCCTCTACTTCGAGAAGGACCAGCTCGTCGCCAACATCGAGAGCGGCCACCGGCACGACTGGGAGCACGTCGTGGTGTGGGTCCAGAACGACCAGGCCCAGTACGTGTCCACCTCCGCCCACGGCGCCTTCACCGTGCACGCCAGCAGCGCGGTCCGCTGGGAGGGCACGCACCCCAAGATCGTGTACCACAAGGACGGCGCCGGGTCGCACGCCTTCCGCCTCGGCAACGCCAACGACGAGCCGGCCGAGAACCACTACCACGTGTGGCAGTACCCGACCCTGGTCGGCTGGAACGGCTACCCCGCCGGCATCCGCGACATCCTCAGCGCCGCCGACTTCGGCTCCGCCCTCTTCGACCTCAAAGACACCCGCTACAACGCCATGCTCGCCCGCGCCCAACCGTCCGGCATCCCCTTCAACCCCGCCGCCTGA
- a CDS encoding MOSC domain-containing protein — MRINQLWRYPVKSIGGEQLGAATVGTMGIEGDRRIAVHDERDELTWAGAIPGLMRVRAETAGVGVAELILPNGERFRSDAPDAGSRLSTAVQAKVSLVGRQPDWADGALHVLTTTALDTLAAALPDSAVDVSRFRPNLVLSGVPDESGTGYPEHDWIGRRLAVGTMRLRFTQGCERCVMITKETPTVPHDRATLRWVARELGNIMGMYAAVEVPGEIRVGDEARLI, encoded by the coding sequence ATGCGAATCAACCAACTGTGGCGGTACCCGGTGAAGTCGATCGGCGGCGAGCAGCTGGGTGCCGCCACGGTTGGCACCATGGGAATCGAGGGTGACCGCCGCATCGCCGTACACGATGAGCGGGACGAGCTCACCTGGGCCGGCGCCATCCCGGGGCTCATGCGGGTGCGGGCCGAAACGGCCGGCGTCGGCGTGGCGGAGCTGATCCTGCCGAACGGCGAGCGGTTCCGGTCCGACGCGCCGGACGCCGGCAGCCGGCTCAGCACCGCCGTGCAGGCCAAGGTCTCGCTCGTCGGGCGCCAGCCGGACTGGGCCGACGGCGCACTGCACGTGCTGACGACCACCGCGCTGGACACCCTCGCCGCGGCGCTGCCGGACAGCGCGGTGGACGTCAGCCGGTTCCGGCCCAACCTGGTGCTGTCCGGGGTGCCCGACGAGTCCGGCACCGGGTACCCGGAGCACGACTGGATCGGTCGCCGGCTGGCCGTCGGCACGATGCGGTTGCGCTTCACCCAGGGCTGCGAGCGGTGCGTCATGATCACGAAGGAGACGCCGACCGTCCCGCACGACCGCGCCACGCTGCGCTGGGTCGCGCGCGAGCTCGGCAACATCATGGGGATGTATGCCGCCGTCGAGGTGCCCGGCGAGATCCGCGTCGGCGACGAGGCGCGCTTGATCTAG
- a CDS encoding phosphatase PAP2 family protein has protein sequence MQRLWKTGPTWDSGIPLQLDVLRANIRYCATVTAARTDEEAKRSFIIDRRHQSYSAIDGLGPLAAAYRAGAKAVTGITSAPDGTPPARISDALPADAPAGSALGAGSQTSALGAVVRLVDTLRGPHASSNPSKLYYQYPRPWRMTADNQVIATGATDALGFPVYDSEVAVAPQLLRQRGTDPADDGGFVSGHTNALYLAALAFAYAVPERFQELLACAADYSHTRIVAGMHSPLDVIGGRTLATALAAAALHDPQYAGLKATARQQILDYFPGDLLAQAHSSTVDTDPYADRAANAAQYTPRLTYILPRCGGGTAMAVPTGAEVLLETRLPYLDAAQRSEVLRTTALPSGYVLLDGPEQWGRLDLFAAADGYGAFDRDVDVTLDAARGGFHAADAWRNAIDGRGGLVKRGTGTLTLTGQNRYRGDTRLVAGGLIAGSPTAFGQGDLDVYAGATLGVTVRRPGHPGLLVGGTLTVNLGSTLDLHLDGDLRAGAVLRVIDAQRLRGRFAAITVRAEGLRAVPIYNGNGLSVRLVTA, from the coding sequence ATGCAGCGGCTCTGGAAGACCGGGCCGACGTGGGACTCCGGCATCCCGCTCCAGTTGGACGTGCTGCGCGCCAACATCCGGTACTGCGCCACCGTCACCGCCGCGCGCACCGACGAGGAGGCGAAGCGGTCGTTCATCATCGACCGGCGGCACCAGAGCTACTCGGCCATCGACGGCCTCGGCCCGCTGGCGGCCGCGTACCGGGCCGGCGCCAAGGCGGTCACCGGCATCACGTCCGCGCCCGACGGCACCCCGCCCGCCCGGATCAGCGACGCCCTGCCGGCCGACGCGCCGGCCGGTTCGGCCCTCGGCGCCGGCTCCCAGACGTCCGCGCTCGGCGCCGTGGTCCGGCTCGTCGACACGCTGCGCGGCCCGCACGCCTCCAGCAACCCCAGCAAGCTCTACTACCAGTACCCCCGGCCGTGGCGGATGACCGCCGACAACCAGGTGATCGCCACCGGCGCCACCGACGCGCTGGGCTTTCCGGTGTACGACTCGGAGGTGGCCGTCGCCCCGCAGCTGCTGCGCCAGCGCGGCACCGACCCGGCCGACGACGGCGGCTTCGTCAGCGGCCACACCAACGCGCTCTACCTGGCCGCGCTGGCGTTCGCGTACGCGGTCCCGGAGCGCTTCCAGGAGCTGCTCGCCTGTGCCGCGGACTACAGCCACACCCGCATCGTCGCGGGCATGCACTCGCCGCTCGACGTCATCGGCGGCCGCACCCTCGCCACCGCGCTCGCGGCCGCGGCCCTGCACGACCCGCAGTACGCCGGCCTCAAGGCGACCGCCCGGCAGCAGATCCTCGACTACTTCCCCGGCGACCTCCTCGCCCAGGCACACTCGTCCACTGTGGACACAGACCCGTACGCCGACCGCGCCGCGAATGCCGCCCAGTACACGCCCCGCCTGACGTACATCCTGCCCCGGTGCGGCGGCGGCACCGCGATGGCCGTCCCCACCGGCGCCGAGGTGCTGCTGGAGACGCGGCTGCCGTACCTGGACGCGGCGCAGCGGAGCGAGGTGCTCCGCACGACCGCGCTGCCGTCGGGCTACGTCCTGCTGGACGGCCCCGAGCAGTGGGGCCGCCTCGACCTGTTCGCCGCCGCCGACGGCTACGGCGCGTTCGACCGGGACGTGGACGTCACCCTGGACGCCGCGCGCGGCGGCTTCCACGCGGCCGACGCGTGGCGCAACGCCATCGACGGCCGCGGCGGCCTGGTCAAGCGCGGCACCGGCACGCTGACCCTGACCGGCCAGAACCGCTACCGCGGCGACACCAGGCTCGTCGCCGGCGGCCTGATCGCCGGCTCACCCACCGCGTTCGGCCAGGGCGACCTCGACGTGTACGCCGGCGCGACGCTCGGCGTGACCGTGCGCCGGCCCGGCCACCCCGGCCTGCTGGTCGGCGGCACCCTCACGGTGAACCTCGGCAGCACGCTCGACCTCCACCTGGACGGCGACCTGCGCGCCGGCGCGGTGCTCCGGGTCATCGACGCGCAGCGGCTGCGCGGCCGGTTCGCCGCCATCACGGTACGCGCCGAAGGGCTGCGGGCCGTGCCGATCTATAACGGGAACGGCCTGTCCGTCCGGCTGGTCACCGCCTAG